A window of the Elusimicrobiota bacterium genome harbors these coding sequences:
- a CDS encoding adenylate/guanylate cyclase domain-containing protein, with protein MKTEGAKKQSKVVYAAIAVFSLIFALTHALNMFESLENKWGDFRLNLPGYLSLVFTDNLNYSFLFGKYVNKPSYDKVIIATIDDYTIGKYGFPFKRKYYGEIIKKMNLLGVKAIGVDVMFFEPDNKESDNLMFSAVGRAGNVVNLLAIDSVTKKLKLPLKGVMENSRLLAYPNSDISMDLDGHIRKFWLFYPGTDSDTLDENVKNVTYSQINSRLKCGKECADVRIVSLGMGAYSIYSGKTLAELQKRYGKSPIFVNYREPVCLKSHPGWSTDEKDFYCASYRHISIADIIEGRLSKEEKAVLKDSIVLIGSTALGTYDHFPAPFQKLFPGVEVHATTIDNLMRSDMMAPVYGGYALLLILALPWLPVSLRKFSIKTIVAVSLCSLGLLFIIDYLLLIKLWVFPLMTVALSLFLPFVYITVDKALAEGREKKWIKNTFGQYLSPKIVEVITKDPSKLSLGGEKRDMTAFFLDIAGFTTMSEKMTPEQLTKMLGSYLSGLTDVILKYDGVVDKYIGDCIMAFWNAPLDQKDHRKLACMAAVDCMGEIARLNTELTEFTIKPSARIGLNSGPMVVGNMGSKTRLSYTVMGDSVNLASRLEGANKYFHSKIMVSEYTYEEAKDFLEARRLGQIRVVGKAIPVKVYEPLAHKGKLSAELKKLLEAYNDGLEAFYKGDYDKARKAFEAALAAAPQDGPSRFYLDLAEKYSSAVPSEWDGTFNLTSKFHD; from the coding sequence ATGAAAACAGAAGGCGCTAAAAAACAAAGTAAAGTCGTGTACGCGGCAATAGCCGTTTTTTCACTGATATTCGCTTTGACGCACGCACTGAACATGTTTGAGAGCCTTGAAAACAAATGGGGCGATTTTAGGCTTAATTTACCGGGTTATTTGTCCCTGGTTTTTACCGACAATCTGAATTATAGTTTCCTTTTCGGAAAGTATGTGAATAAGCCGTCTTATGACAAGGTTATTATAGCCACGATTGACGATTATACCATAGGCAAGTACGGTTTTCCGTTTAAACGGAAGTATTACGGCGAAATTATAAAAAAAATGAATCTGCTGGGCGTCAAAGCCATAGGCGTTGATGTGATGTTCTTTGAGCCTGACAACAAGGAAAGCGATAATTTGATGTTTTCAGCCGTCGGGAGGGCGGGGAATGTGGTCAATCTGCTGGCGATAGACAGCGTTACAAAGAAATTGAAGCTTCCCCTTAAGGGAGTAATGGAGAACAGCCGGCTGCTCGCATATCCGAATTCCGACATAAGCATGGATCTCGACGGCCATATAAGAAAATTCTGGCTTTTTTATCCAGGCACCGATTCCGATACGCTTGACGAAAATGTTAAAAATGTAACATACTCGCAAATAAATTCACGCCTGAAATGCGGGAAGGAGTGCGCGGATGTGCGTATAGTGTCGCTTGGCATGGGCGCATACTCTATTTATTCAGGCAAGACGCTCGCTGAATTGCAAAAGCGCTACGGCAAGTCGCCCATATTCGTGAACTACAGGGAACCTGTATGCCTGAAGTCGCACCCCGGCTGGTCTACCGATGAAAAAGATTTTTACTGCGCCAGTTACAGACATATTTCCATCGCGGACATCATTGAGGGACGGCTCAGCAAGGAAGAAAAAGCGGTGCTTAAAGACAGTATTGTCCTTATCGGTTCTACGGCGCTTGGAACTTACGACCATTTTCCCGCTCCCTTTCAGAAACTTTTCCCGGGAGTGGAAGTCCATGCCACCACTATAGACAATCTGATGCGCTCCGATATGATGGCGCCCGTATACGGCGGGTATGCGCTGCTGCTCATCCTCGCGCTGCCATGGCTTCCGGTTTCTTTGCGGAAATTCTCCATAAAGACCATTGTTGCGGTGTCTCTTTGTTCATTGGGACTGCTCTTTATCATAGATTACCTGCTGCTTATAAAACTTTGGGTTTTCCCGTTAATGACGGTGGCCCTCTCGCTTTTCCTGCCTTTTGTCTACATCACCGTGGATAAGGCTCTGGCGGAAGGCCGCGAGAAAAAGTGGATAAAAAACACTTTCGGCCAGTACCTTTCGCCCAAAATTGTCGAGGTCATCACCAAAGACCCGTCCAAGCTGTCTCTTGGCGGCGAGAAGCGCGACATGACCGCCTTCTTTCTGGACATAGCGGGCTTTACCACTATGTCCGAGAAAATGACGCCTGAGCAGCTCACAAAGATGCTGGGCAGTTACCTTTCGGGCCTGACGGACGTGATTCTTAAATACGACGGCGTGGTGGATAAATACATAGGCGACTGCATAATGGCTTTCTGGAACGCCCCGCTTGACCAGAAAGACCACCGCAAACTGGCCTGCATGGCGGCGGTCGACTGCATGGGAGAAATAGCCCGCCTGAACACGGAACTTACGGAGTTCACCATTAAACCCTCGGCGCGCATAGGCCTTAACTCCGGCCCCATGGTCGTGGGCAACATGGGGTCAAAGACCCGGCTTTCATACACCGTAATGGGAGATTCGGTGAACCTGGCCTCCCGGCTTGAAGGCGCCAATAAATACTTCCACTCAAAGATAATGGTGAGCGAATACACTTACGAAGAGGCGAAGGATTTCCTTGAAGCCAGACGCCTTGGGCAGATACGGGTGGTCGGCAAAGCTATACCCGTTAAAGTCTATGAGCCGCTGGCGCATAAGGGCAAATTGTCGGCTGAACTCAAGAAACTGCTTGAGGCCTATAACGATGGCCTTGAGGCGTTCTATAAGGGCGATTATGACAAAGCCCGCAAGGCCTTTGAAGCGGCGCTCGCCGCCGCTCCGCAGGACGGACCCTCGCGATTTTATCTGGATTTGGCCGAGAAATATTCTTCCGCTGTTCCAAGTGAATGGGATGGAACGTTTAATCTTACTTCCAAGTTCCATGATTAA
- a CDS encoding ATP-binding protein has product MKLLNKLLLIVLGAGLIPIIPTGIFLYYYQSAAKKNILTLHENVSQMAALLITQKTGELAGRLENMWGPDASYVTRENLQKSLRHNPEFIFLAFTGADGREILSGGAPELKRLFGYVDLGNEPLFKKAAATGVYQAGRFELLFNMPVCRLVYPLGGGYYAFALVNMRDLFEKLEAQRLGASGGVLVADGDGNFVSVWRRFDDLSRERLKGVLESKKEKTFFLDGTRARYIGAIEKAHGFDLYAVTLQDRAEAFSGISRITWLMAFFLLAIITAFYFSALAFSRRLAGPVEALAAGAARVARQDFKTPVDKFSGISELDALLQAFNSMMRESDRYHGLQLEKIFDEKSKLELLISLIHDAIILCDLKGDLLYANASANTLLGVEGENGLKGEALRWKIAGLVQAKSSSRDGFVELDSSGAKKYYRISLQTLSTKTQKPAVFMILRDVTLEREIQRVKEDFFHAVAHDLRAPLLTMQGYIKLLEREFAPDAKQAGYVKSVRDSSDRLFKLLENILDISRMEAGQLKPDLRKINAADFLVSAAEGFKALFEEKNISFEIDVSGAKNTEFSADSSLMRRVIENLLSNAWKFTPAGGKVSALVTAEGRSLRFEVADDGPGIPDAQLENIFEKYKQLKPGDGESGFGLGLAIARKIVELHGGTIRAESKISGGVVFKVSLPVRNADNGSAG; this is encoded by the coding sequence GTGAAACTGCTGAATAAACTTTTGCTTATAGTTCTTGGCGCGGGCCTCATCCCCATAATACCCACCGGAATTTTCCTTTATTATTACCAGTCGGCCGCCAAAAAAAATATCCTGACTCTGCACGAAAATGTGTCGCAGATGGCGGCGCTGCTAATAACCCAGAAAACCGGCGAACTGGCGGGCCGGCTTGAAAACATGTGGGGGCCCGATGCTTCGTATGTAACCAGGGAGAACCTTCAAAAGTCGCTCCGGCACAACCCTGAATTTATTTTTCTCGCTTTTACCGGAGCCGACGGGCGGGAGATATTAAGCGGCGGGGCCCCTGAATTGAAAAGGCTTTTCGGCTATGTCGACCTCGGGAACGAACCGCTTTTTAAAAAAGCGGCGGCCACGGGCGTATATCAGGCGGGGCGTTTTGAACTGCTCTTTAACATGCCGGTGTGCCGGCTGGTCTATCCGCTTGGCGGCGGCTACTACGCTTTTGCGCTGGTCAACATGAGGGACCTTTTTGAAAAACTGGAGGCTCAGCGTCTGGGGGCATCGGGCGGCGTGCTAGTGGCCGACGGAGACGGAAATTTTGTTTCCGTCTGGCGCCGTTTTGACGACTTGAGCCGCGAAAGGCTTAAGGGGGTTCTTGAGAGTAAAAAGGAAAAAACATTTTTTCTCGACGGCACCCGCGCGCGCTACATCGGCGCTATAGAAAAGGCGCACGGCTTTGACCTTTACGCCGTAACCCTCCAGGACCGGGCTGAGGCGTTCTCGGGCATCAGCCGCATAACCTGGCTGATGGCGTTTTTCCTGCTTGCCATAATCACGGCTTTTTATTTTTCAGCTCTCGCTTTCAGCAGGCGCCTTGCGGGCCCGGTGGAGGCGCTGGCCGCGGGCGCCGCGCGGGTGGCGCGCCAGGATTTTAAAACGCCGGTGGATAAATTTTCCGGCATTTCCGAACTGGACGCCCTGCTTCAGGCGTTCAACTCCATGATGAGGGAATCGGACCGCTACCACGGCCTTCAGCTTGAAAAGATTTTCGATGAAAAAAGCAAGCTTGAACTGCTTATCAGCCTTATCCATGACGCCATTATCCTTTGCGATTTAAAGGGTGATCTGCTTTACGCCAATGCCTCGGCCAACACGCTGCTTGGCGTAGAAGGAGAAAACGGCCTTAAAGGGGAAGCGCTGCGCTGGAAAATAGCCGGGCTTGTGCAGGCTAAATCTTCCTCGCGCGACGGGTTTGTGGAACTGGACTCCTCGGGCGCAAAAAAATACTACCGGATCAGCCTGCAGACGCTTTCAACCAAAACACAGAAGCCGGCCGTGTTTATGATTTTGCGGGATGTTACGCTGGAACGTGAAATACAGCGGGTTAAAGAGGACTTTTTTCACGCCGTGGCGCACGATTTGCGGGCCCCGCTGCTTACCATGCAGGGCTACATAAAGCTTCTGGAACGGGAATTCGCGCCTGACGCCAAACAGGCCGGCTATGTTAAAAGTGTGCGGGATTCAAGCGACCGGCTTTTTAAATTGCTTGAAAATATACTGGACATCTCGCGCATGGAAGCGGGCCAGCTTAAACCGGACCTGCGGAAAATAAACGCGGCTGACTTCCTGGTTTCGGCGGCCGAGGGTTTTAAGGCGCTTTTTGAGGAAAAAAACATCAGTTTTGAGATTGACGTTTCCGGCGCTAAAAATACGGAATTTTCGGCTGACAGCTCGCTTATGCGCAGGGTAATAGAGAACCTTCTTTCCAACGCCTGGAAGTTCACGCCGGCGGGGGGAAAAGTAAGCGCTTTGGTCACGGCGGAAGGCCGTTCCCTGCGTTTTGAGGTGGCCGACGACGGCCCCGGCATACCGGACGCTCAGCTTGAGAATATTTTTGAAAAATACAAGCAGTTAAAACCGGGAGACGGCGAGTCCGGCTTCGGCCTGGGGCTTGCCATAGCGAGGAAGATAGTGGAACTGCACGGCGGCACTATCCGGGCCGAGTCGAAAATTTCAGGCGGTGTTGTTTTTAAGGTTTCGCTGCCCGTGCGGAACGCGGACAACGGCTCCGCCGGATAA
- a CDS encoding electron transfer flavoprotein subunit alpha: MINVSQKCIGCTKCVPVCPFAAIQMMAKKAVINEACTLCGVCVQVCPVEAITIAREEASTRDLSGYKGVWVFVEMSEPEDKTSAQKIKRVTFELLSAGRKLADDLGQELCAVVLTDKNRAYEKELGAFGADKMYLTENPELFEYNTDIFSTVITALVNTHKPAVMLYPATIQGRDLAPRVAAALYVGLTADCTGLAIKDGLLLQSRPAFGGNIMADILSPNSRPQMATVRPNVMKLSEPVYGKTAVLIRADIKIDKSLRRVKVLERKITRECGTLKISDAKIIVSGGRGMKTREKFKTLEELASLLGGMVGASRAAVDLGFKEKARQVGQSGTTVSPRLYLAFGISGAVQHIVGMRASDIVIAVNKDSTASIFNVATYGIVGDAHEILPKLIEALKGKAIGCKP; the protein is encoded by the coding sequence ATGATCAATGTTTCACAAAAATGCATAGGTTGCACTAAATGCGTGCCGGTCTGCCCTTTCGCGGCGATACAGATGATGGCCAAGAAGGCCGTTATAAACGAGGCCTGCACTTTGTGCGGCGTCTGCGTGCAGGTCTGCCCGGTGGAAGCCATAACCATAGCCAGAGAGGAAGCGTCCACAAGGGACCTTTCAGGCTATAAAGGCGTGTGGGTTTTTGTGGAAATGTCGGAGCCCGAAGATAAGACTTCCGCGCAAAAAATAAAGCGGGTCACTTTTGAGTTGTTGTCGGCCGGGCGGAAATTGGCGGACGACCTCGGCCAGGAACTCTGCGCGGTGGTGTTGACCGACAAGAACCGCGCCTATGAAAAAGAACTGGGCGCGTTTGGCGCCGATAAAATGTACCTGACGGAAAACCCCGAGCTTTTTGAATATAATACCGACATTTTTTCCACCGTCATCACGGCGCTTGTCAACACGCATAAACCGGCGGTCATGCTTTATCCGGCCACTATCCAGGGCCGGGACCTGGCCCCGCGCGTGGCTGCCGCGCTTTATGTCGGTTTGACGGCGGATTGCACGGGGCTCGCTATAAAAGACGGCCTGCTGCTGCAGTCACGCCCCGCCTTCGGCGGTAATATCATGGCTGACATTTTAAGTCCCAATTCCAGGCCGCAGATGGCCACCGTGCGCCCCAACGTCATGAAACTCTCGGAGCCAGTTTACGGGAAAACGGCGGTGCTGATCAGGGCGGATATCAAAATTGACAAGAGCCTGCGCCGCGTTAAAGTGCTGGAAAGAAAAATCACGCGCGAATGCGGAACCCTTAAAATAAGCGACGCCAAAATCATCGTTTCCGGCGGACGCGGTATGAAAACCAGGGAAAAATTCAAAACGCTGGAAGAACTGGCGAGCCTGCTTGGGGGCATGGTGGGGGCTTCAAGGGCGGCCGTAGATCTGGGTTTCAAAGAAAAGGCCCGCCAGGTGGGGCAAAGTGGAACTACGGTTTCTCCCAGGCTTTACCTCGCTTTCGGCATTTCCGGCGCCGTCCAGCATATAGTCGGTATGCGGGCGTCGGATATTGTCATCGCCGTCAATAAAGATTCAACCGCTTCCATCTTTAATGTGGCCACATACGGAATAGTGGGCGACGCGCACGAAATACTGCCCAAACTGATCGAGGCGCTTAAGGGAAAAGCCATAGGCTGTAAGCCTTAG